In one window of Deinobacterium chartae DNA:
- a CDS encoding transglycosylase domain-containing protein, whose translation MTPLRRFLLVLLGLFGLLGLAVTFLFLYWGRDLPDYRQLESLRLESSSRIFARDGSALGTLSPTLPGGARVNRTLVQLKDVSPFLTAAVVTSEDRRFYEHNGVDPLGLARGFFKAATGGRVEGGSTITNQVLKNTLLEDLKTGRTAERKIKEWLLSVQVEREFSKEEILGLYLNVIYWGSGGNADLVGISAASRAYFGKSPKDLSLAESVYLATLIPNPRRYFDYEGYRPLMRSLLERMVEDGRVTQAQADRAWREPIRPAGWRVRYDDQGNLTSATLVDDKAKNIASRSREKAPHFLQQVERELVSRFGRERVFGQGGLQVYTTLDPQAQRAAERASENARIPAGATLGAVLLDPNNGDVLAMVGQKLTPGARPAEWNNAVQSRRQVGSSIKPLLYTTAVELGYGQDHTEKDAPVNYGGYSPQNYSRTYSGREVTLRYALDFSLNLPTVRLADRIGLATFADKLRELGLEPPKNAGYSLALGTLEASPLQMAAAYAAFANGGRYHTPNYLRQVKTASGEVLFDITRERPEPRQVWTPQTAFIGLDMLRGVVNDYGPQNGGLAWRARIPGREVAGKTGTTNDVRDIWFVGMTPQVVGAVWVGKQESGTLPQSVSSSVVNPPIWREMVAGALEGQPSAQFRVPPGIGYATVGGTRMAMRYDAPEPKDPAPEPEPEPEPIPAETPPSEPDDGTVLVNLDARTMRLADDSTPPEFVIQRRVREDELSQYEPQPDTQDLAPEEAPVEEVMPEEALPAEEPPAEPAPTDPALPPGDPSAPAATDPGTSPATDPGVPPEDGGEVPPVDDGSGEVPEDGSGVVIDESPQDDGGLIINEPQGGEFASPDGSVESGAVGSGPPQDEETAPMDDASSF comes from the coding sequence GTGACCCCTCTTCGACGCTTCCTGCTGGTGCTGCTCGGCCTGTTCGGCCTGCTCGGCCTGGCGGTCACCTTCCTGTTTTTGTACTGGGGGCGTGACCTTCCCGACTACCGTCAGCTCGAGAGCCTGCGCCTCGAGAGTTCCTCGCGCATCTTCGCGCGGGACGGCAGCGCGCTGGGCACGCTCTCTCCCACCCTGCCCGGCGGCGCACGGGTCAACCGCACCCTGGTGCAGCTCAAGGACGTCAGCCCCTTTCTCACCGCAGCGGTCGTCACCTCCGAAGACCGTCGTTTTTACGAGCACAACGGCGTGGATCCCCTGGGCCTGGCACGCGGCTTTTTCAAGGCGGCCACCGGCGGACGCGTAGAGGGCGGATCGACCATTACCAACCAGGTCCTCAAGAACACCTTGCTCGAGGACCTCAAGACCGGCCGCACCGCCGAACGCAAGATCAAGGAATGGCTGCTGTCGGTGCAGGTCGAACGGGAATTTTCCAAAGAGGAGATCTTGGGGCTCTACCTCAACGTCATTTACTGGGGCAGCGGCGGCAACGCCGATCTGGTTGGCATTTCCGCCGCCTCGAGGGCCTACTTTGGCAAGTCGCCCAAGGACCTGAGCCTGGCCGAGAGCGTGTACCTCGCCACCCTGATTCCCAACCCGCGCCGTTACTTCGACTACGAGGGCTACCGCCCGCTGATGCGCTCGCTGCTCGAGCGCATGGTCGAAGACGGTCGCGTGACCCAGGCGCAGGCCGACCGGGCATGGCGGGAACCGATCCGTCCGGCGGGCTGGCGGGTCCGCTACGACGACCAGGGCAACCTGACCTCGGCGACGCTGGTCGACGACAAGGCCAAGAACATCGCCTCGCGGTCGCGCGAGAAGGCGCCGCACTTCCTGCAACAGGTCGAACGCGAACTGGTGTCGCGCTTCGGGCGAGAGCGGGTGTTCGGGCAGGGCGGCTTACAGGTGTACACCACCTTGGATCCGCAAGCGCAGCGCGCCGCCGAACGCGCCTCGGAAAACGCCCGTATCCCCGCAGGAGCCACGTTGGGCGCAGTGCTGCTCGACCCCAATAACGGCGACGTGCTGGCGATGGTGGGCCAGAAGCTGACCCCCGGAGCACGCCCGGCCGAATGGAACAACGCCGTGCAGTCACGCCGCCAGGTCGGCAGCAGCATCAAGCCGCTGCTGTACACCACCGCTGTGGAGCTGGGCTACGGTCAGGACCACACCGAAAAAGACGCCCCGGTCAATTACGGCGGTTACAGCCCCCAGAACTACTCCAGAACCTATTCGGGCCGCGAGGTCACCTTGCGGTACGCGCTGGACTTCAGCCTGAACCTGCCCACCGTGCGCCTCGCCGACCGCATCGGCCTGGCGACCTTCGCGGACAAGCTGCGCGAACTGGGCCTCGAGCCGCCCAAGAACGCCGGGTACAGCCTGGCCCTGGGCACCCTCGAGGCAAGTCCGCTGCAGATGGCGGCGGCGTATGCGGCCTTTGCCAACGGCGGACGCTACCACACCCCCAATTACCTGCGTCAGGTCAAGACCGCCTCGGGCGAGGTGCTGTTCGACATTACACGTGAACGTCCCGAACCGCGCCAGGTATGGACCCCGCAGACCGCCTTTATCGGCCTGGACATGCTGCGCGGCGTGGTCAACGACTACGGTCCGCAAAACGGCGGGCTGGCGTGGCGCGCCCGCATTCCCGGACGCGAGGTGGCGGGCAAGACCGGTACCACCAACGACGTACGCGACATCTGGTTCGTCGGCATGACCCCGCAGGTGGTCGGAGCGGTGTGGGTCGGCAAGCAGGAGAGCGGCACGCTGCCGCAGTCGGTCTCGAGCAGCGTGGTGAACCCGCCGATCTGGCGCGAGATGGTCGCCGGGGCCCTCGAGGGGCAGCCATCGGCCCAATTCCGGGTGCCGCCGGGCATCGGCTACGCCACCGTGGGCGGCACGCGCATGGCCATGCGTTACGACGCTCCCGAACCCAAAGATCCTGCGCCCGAACCGGAACCCGAACCTGAACCGATCCCGGCCGAGACTCCGCCGAGCGAACCCGACGACGGCACGGTGCTGGTGAACCTGGACGCGCGCACCATGCGGCTGGCCGACGACTCCACCCCGCCCGAGTTCGTGATCCAGCGCCGCGTGCGCGAGGACGAGCTCTCGCAGTACGAGCCCCAGCCGGACACCCAAGACCTTGCCCCCGAGGAGGCCCCGGTCGAGGAAGTCATGCCCGAGGAAGCGCTCCCGGCCGAAGAACCTCCGGCAGAACCCGCCCCGACGGACCCGGCCCTGCCGCCAGGCGATCCCTCGGCCCCGGCCGCAACCGATCCGGGTACCTCGCCCGCGACCGATCCGGGCGTGCCGCCCGAGGACGGCGGCGAGGTACCCCCGGTGGACGATGGCAGCGGCGAGGTACCCGAGGACGGCAGCGGTGTTGTGATCGACGAGTCACCGCAAGATGACGGTGGCCTGATCATCAACGAACCGCAAGGCGGAGAGTTCGCTTCCCCGGATGGCAGCGTAGAAAGCGGCGCGGTCGGAAGCGGCCCCCCTCAGGACGAGGAAACCGCTCCTATGGACGACGCGAGCAGCTTCTGA
- a CDS encoding AAA family ATPase, which translates to MKVIALASDKGGVGKSTLALHLAATLHGWGLRVAAVDEDERVASLLAWAARGPGVGFPVYAPDDVKPKRLEQLDYLVIDTEGRPKFKQLLKLVASSDLVLVPSGVSALELEATLALLRRLRREGADLRRVRAVVTKAPPVGGGGLAARSRIETEFAALRTVLRAYNAYQRAAETGTTVLDLGDARADAARFDLSALAAEVTRVLR; encoded by the coding sequence GTGAAGGTCATCGCGCTGGCCTCGGATAAGGGCGGGGTGGGAAAATCCACCCTGGCCCTGCACCTCGCGGCCACCCTGCACGGCTGGGGCCTGCGGGTCGCTGCCGTAGACGAGGACGAACGGGTTGCCTCGCTGCTGGCCTGGGCGGCGCGCGGACCCGGGGTGGGCTTCCCGGTGTACGCCCCAGACGACGTCAAACCCAAACGCCTCGAGCAGCTCGATTACCTGGTGATCGACACCGAGGGCCGCCCCAAGTTCAAGCAGCTGCTGAAGCTGGTGGCCTCGAGCGACCTGGTGCTGGTGCCCAGCGGCGTGAGCGCGCTGGAACTCGAGGCCACACTGGCGCTGCTGCGCCGCCTGCGCCGCGAGGGAGCGGATTTGCGCCGGGTGCGGGCGGTGGTCACCAAGGCTCCGCCGGTGGGTGGAGGAGGGCTGGCGGCCCGCTCCCGCATCGAGACCGAGTTCGCGGCGCTGCGCACGGTGCTGCGGGCCTACAACGCCTACCAGCGTGCGGCTGAGACCGGAACCACGGTGCTGGATCTGGGCGACGCGCGGGCCGACGCGGCCCGCTTTGACCTGAGCGCGCTGGCCGCCGAAGTGACCCGGGTGCTTCGATGA
- a CDS encoding S41 family peptidase, with the protein MPHRSILLSLRATARILVQPRLFLIGLLLVSPAQASPAHDLFNDVLARLRAAYGGPSAVTPDQLEARFRPVLEERCTPAPEECPLEVAEPVLRDLVEALGDPHTNFLASNQYGNVMKRFAGDRAERPSFGLTLRPLTDRAGSLILEVAGGGPAEEAGLRRGDIITAIDGVALDGDAAQRGSRLRERGESGQEVQLDVLRGSQRFTVRLAGRPLPLVSAPTLTLGENGLAVLRIPTFGGPGVAERVHQLVLEAQSKGASRMLLDLRGNGGGLLSQYVATAAVFAPGAGRIIEAKTNRTVYRFEDGAALTARNGGKAVAQFRIARPAVWDGKLAVLVNRSTGSAAEYLALDIQRAGRGQVVGEATYGVANTATSFFPLTGGAGLQVTLGHVDDLAGNALPERCHPDLEVRDDISDLQNGRDPVLEAALQTLD; encoded by the coding sequence TTGCCGCACCGATCAATTTTGCTGTCCCTGCGGGCTACTGCCCGTATTCTCGTACAACCCCGCCTTTTCTTAATCGGCCTGCTGCTGGTCTCGCCTGCACAGGCCAGCCCTGCCCACGACCTGTTCAACGACGTGCTTGCCCGGCTGCGCGCCGCTTACGGCGGTCCCTCCGCCGTGACCCCGGATCAGCTCGAGGCCCGCTTCCGCCCGGTCCTCGAGGAACGCTGCACGCCCGCTCCCGAGGAGTGCCCGCTCGAGGTGGCCGAACCGGTCCTGCGCGACCTGGTAGAAGCGCTGGGTGACCCGCACACCAACTTCTTGGCCTCGAACCAGTACGGCAACGTCATGAAGCGCTTCGCGGGTGACCGCGCCGAGCGGCCCTCGTTCGGCCTGACCCTGCGTCCGCTGACCGACCGCGCGGGCAGCCTGATCCTCGAGGTCGCCGGCGGCGGTCCCGCCGAGGAGGCCGGTCTGCGGCGCGGAGACATCATCACCGCCATCGACGGCGTTGCCCTTGACGGCGACGCGGCGCAGCGCGGCAGCCGCCTGCGCGAGCGCGGCGAGTCGGGGCAGGAGGTGCAGTTGGACGTGCTGCGCGGTTCCCAGCGTTTCACCGTGCGGCTCGCAGGTCGTCCGCTGCCGCTGGTCAGTGCCCCCACCCTGACCCTGGGCGAGAACGGGCTGGCCGTACTGCGCATTCCCACCTTCGGGGGACCCGGGGTTGCCGAGCGGGTGCACCAGCTGGTCCTCGAGGCTCAGTCCAAAGGAGCCAGCCGCATGCTGCTGGACCTGCGCGGCAACGGTGGCGGCCTGCTCTCGCAGTACGTGGCGACCGCCGCCGTGTTTGCCCCGGGTGCCGGACGCATCATCGAAGCCAAGACCAACCGGACCGTTTACCGTTTCGAGGACGGAGCCGCCCTGACCGCCCGTAACGGCGGCAAGGCGGTCGCGCAGTTCCGCATCGCGCGCCCGGCGGTGTGGGACGGCAAGCTGGCCGTGCTGGTCAACCGCTCGACCGGTTCCGCCGCCGAGTACCTGGCCCTGGACATCCAGCGTGCAGGGCGCGGACAGGTGGTGGGCGAGGCCACCTACGGCGTGGCCAACACCGCGACCTCGTTTTTCCCGCTTACCGGCGGGGCCGGCCTGCAAGTCACCCTGGGCCACGTGGACGATCTGGCCGGCAATGCCCTGCCCGAGCGCTGCCATCCGGACCTCGAGGTGCGCGATGACATCTCGGACCTGCAAAACGGCCGCGACCCGGTCCTCGAGGCGGCGCTGCAGACCCTGGATTGA
- a CDS encoding M3 family metallopeptidase, with protein sequence MFDTANPLLPLRFPVPWNDLRPEHVDAAAQTHLERARQALEDLKRPQDPRSNPLEAVESALEDLEALIRLLRLGTQTGQGDLRELHARWLPQASSLRSRVYASSELYRALQAHLEACGDDLDALQRRHLTLTLERLRREGAALSQEQRERLLAIDGRIAELSALFGQNVTDDANRPVWHFPDDARLAGLPPHALEAAREEAAARGLEGYLLSLQPHLLAAVLDHAEDAELRRELYLADASTATCDPHDNRPILSEMLALRAEKAELLGYPSYADLLLADRMAGNLEAALAFEERLEQDLRPAFERERDDLIRFRRRLEGEAAPEPQAWDLRFYAERLRRERFDFDDEVLRPYFELNAVLEGLFDLTRELFGVQVRRRRDLPVWHPDVEVFTLQDAGAEPGRDLAHIYVDLFARRGKAPGACLEELWLGERSGGLHQPHVGYLLAEVTPPTAGQPALLGWEDVLTLFHEFGHLLHLALSNVPVRALGGMRVAWDFMELPSQLLENWCWEPEALARFARHYERAEPIPEALLSRLRAARSFRNATWSMRQVAQGRMDLELHGHYRPGRDGDPVAFSRRLRERFVPAPLDPREQQLATFGHLFDEPVGYAAGYYAYKWAEVLDADAFTRFRNEGILNAQTGRDFRRTILERGNAEDPAQLYRAFMGRDPDPQALLERSGLNEPLPA encoded by the coding sequence ATGTTCGACACTGCCAACCCGCTGCTGCCCCTGCGCTTCCCCGTTCCCTGGAACGACCTCCGCCCCGAGCACGTTGACGCCGCCGCCCAAACGCACCTCGAGCGCGCCAGGCAGGCCTTGGAGGACCTCAAGCGCCCGCAAGATCCCCGCAGCAACCCGCTCGAGGCGGTTGAAAGCGCCCTCGAGGATCTCGAGGCGCTGATACGCCTGCTGCGTCTGGGCACGCAGACCGGGCAGGGCGACCTGCGCGAGCTGCACGCGCGCTGGCTCCCGCAGGCCAGCAGCCTGCGCTCGCGCGTCTACGCCTCGTCGGAACTGTACCGCGCCCTGCAAGCCCACCTCGAGGCTTGCGGAGATGACTTGGACGCCCTGCAGCGGCGCCACCTGACCCTGACCCTGGAGCGGCTGCGCCGCGAGGGCGCAGCCCTCTCCCAGGAACAACGCGAGCGACTGCTGGCCATCGACGGCCGCATCGCCGAGCTGAGCGCTCTGTTCGGACAAAACGTCACCGATGACGCCAACCGCCCGGTCTGGCATTTCCCCGACGACGCGCGACTGGCCGGGCTGCCGCCGCATGCCCTCGAGGCCGCGCGCGAGGAGGCCGCCGCGCGCGGCCTCGAGGGGTACTTGCTGAGCCTGCAGCCACACCTGCTGGCCGCCGTGCTGGACCACGCCGAGGACGCCGAACTGCGCCGCGAACTGTACCTGGCCGACGCCTCGACCGCCACCTGTGACCCGCACGACAACCGCCCCATCCTGAGCGAGATGCTGGCGCTGCGCGCCGAGAAAGCCGAGCTGCTGGGCTACCCCAGTTACGCTGACCTGCTGCTGGCCGACCGCATGGCGGGCAACCTCGAGGCCGCACTCGCCTTCGAGGAGCGCCTCGAGCAGGACCTGCGCCCGGCCTTCGAACGCGAGCGCGACGACCTGATCCGTTTCCGTCGCCGCCTGGAGGGCGAGGCGGCTCCCGAGCCGCAAGCCTGGGATCTGCGCTTCTACGCCGAACGGCTGCGCCGCGAACGCTTCGATTTCGACGACGAGGTACTGCGCCCCTATTTCGAGCTGAATGCAGTGCTAGAGGGGCTGTTCGACCTGACCCGTGAGCTGTTCGGGGTGCAGGTGCGGCGACGCCGCGACCTGCCCGTATGGCATCCGGACGTCGAGGTCTTTACCCTACAAGACGCCGGAGCCGAGCCCGGGCGGGACCTCGCCCACATCTACGTGGACCTGTTCGCCCGCAGGGGCAAGGCACCGGGGGCCTGCCTCGAGGAGCTGTGGCTGGGCGAGCGCAGCGGCGGACTTCACCAGCCGCACGTGGGCTACCTGTTGGCCGAGGTGACCCCGCCCACGGCCGGGCAGCCTGCGCTGCTGGGCTGGGAGGACGTGCTGACCCTGTTCCACGAGTTCGGCCACCTGCTGCACCTGGCGCTCTCGAACGTCCCGGTGCGCGCGCTGGGCGGGATGCGGGTCGCCTGGGACTTCATGGAGCTTCCCTCGCAGCTGCTGGAGAACTGGTGCTGGGAGCCCGAGGCGCTGGCCCGCTTTGCGCGCCATTACGAGCGCGCGGAGCCGATCCCCGAAGCGCTACTCTCGAGGCTGCGCGCCGCCCGCAGCTTCCGCAACGCCACGTGGTCCATGCGGCAGGTCGCACAAGGCCGCATGGACCTCGAGCTGCACGGCCACTACCGCCCCGGGCGCGACGGCGACCCGGTGGCGTTTTCGCGGCGGCTGCGCGAACGCTTCGTGCCCGCTCCGCTCGACCCGCGCGAGCAGCAACTGGCTACCTTCGGGCACCTGTTCGACGAGCCGGTGGGCTACGCGGCCGGATACTACGCGTACAAGTGGGCCGAGGTGCTCGACGCCGACGCCTTCACCCGCTTCCGCAACGAGGGCATCCTCAACGCCCAAACCGGGCGCGACTTCCGACGTACGATCCTCGAGCGCGGTAACGCCGAGGACCCCGCCCAGCTCTACCGCGCGTTCATGGGCCGCGACCCCGACCCGCAGGCCCTGCTCGAGCGCTCGGGCCTGAACGAGCCGCTCCCGGCCTGA
- the tatA gene encoding twin-arginine translocase TatA/TatE family subunit, producing the protein MNFGPLEIILVLVVLVLLFGGKKIPELAKGLGQGIREFRKSTRDDVEAPPSKTE; encoded by the coding sequence ATGAACTTCGGACCCCTGGAAATCATTCTGGTGCTGGTGGTGTTGGTGCTGCTGTTCGGCGGCAAAAAGATTCCCGAGCTGGCCAAGGGCCTGGGTCAGGGCATCAGGGAGTTCCGCAAGAGCACCCGCGACGACGTCGAAGCCCCGCCCAGCAAGACCGAATAA
- a CDS encoding 2-dehydropantoate 2-reductase yields MNRYDVAVIGPGALGRVFAAALAPVCRVLLVARSAQGARDLEAGYRLGDHRVRPDVAFPPRLPTARWVIVLVKGPDTAAALEAARALGPSGILSLQNGDLEGCFQPLPGQRLEDQGVTTEAAYRDGNHTVWTARGETLLPEAFAELAELLRRAGLRARTEPQLRRERQRKLLVNVVINPVTALARRENGALLESPLRELAERLTLEALPALPALDLTPQAALERVFAVAQLTAANRSSMLADVLAGRLTERETLTGALLRRADALGLEVPAHRSVHALLGGLEGARAGHART; encoded by the coding sequence GTGAACCGTTACGACGTCGCCGTGATCGGCCCCGGAGCGCTGGGCCGGGTGTTCGCCGCCGCCCTTGCCCCGGTCTGCCGGGTGCTGCTCGTCGCCCGTAGCGCGCAGGGCGCACGTGACCTCGAGGCCGGCTACCGGCTGGGAGATCATCGGGTACGTCCGGACGTGGCCTTTCCGCCACGGCTGCCCACGGCCCGGTGGGTCATCGTGCTGGTCAAAGGGCCCGATACGGCCGCGGCCCTCGAGGCCGCGCGCGCTCTGGGGCCAAGCGGTATCCTGTCGCTGCAAAACGGGGACCTCGAGGGTTGCTTTCAGCCGCTGCCCGGGCAGCGCCTCGAGGACCAGGGCGTGACCACCGAGGCCGCTTACCGCGACGGCAACCACACGGTGTGGACCGCGCGCGGCGAGACCCTGCTGCCCGAAGCTTTCGCGGAGCTCGCCGAACTGCTGCGCCGCGCCGGACTGCGTGCGCGCACCGAGCCGCAGCTGCGGCGCGAGCGGCAGCGCAAGCTGCTGGTGAACGTGGTCATCAATCCGGTTACCGCCCTGGCCCGCCGTGAAAACGGCGCGCTGCTCGAGTCTCCGCTGCGCGAGCTGGCCGAGCGGCTGACCCTCGAGGCGCTGCCCGCCCTGCCCGCACTGGACCTGACCCCGCAGGCGGCCCTCGAGCGGGTGTTCGCCGTCGCGCAGCTGACGGCGGCCAACCGCTCCTCGATGCTCGCAGACGTGCTGGCAGGGCGCCTCACCGAGCGTGAGACCCTGACCGGGGCGTTGCTGCGCCGGGCGGACGCCCTGGGCCTCGAGGTGCCCGCGCACCGCAGCGTGCATGCCCTGCTCGGTGGCCTCGAGGGCGCACGAGCAGGGCATGCACGGACCTGA
- a CDS encoding YetF domain-containing protein: MQDLQPFEWGRLLWGNAPLPYAFEILFRTLIIYLFLLLMLRMLSRRTLAQLSVAEFAIVIALGSAVGDPMFYEDVPLLHGLLVIGAVVGLQKLHSLLILHSEKAETYLEGRPIELVRDGVILLEGMRHARFSQEELFEQLRVAGLRQLGQVQRAYIEQSGQFSVIRPLDPADPGRPGLPFVPPWDLEPPRFCEDGATPGAGDYACTNCGTVRRIRSEALSACPHCGERRWTHATLDPLTQDRVPG, from the coding sequence GTGCAGGACCTGCAACCCTTCGAGTGGGGACGTCTGCTGTGGGGGAACGCCCCCTTGCCCTACGCTTTTGAAATCCTGTTCCGCACCCTGATCATTTACCTTTTTCTGCTGCTGATGCTGCGGATGCTGAGCCGACGCACCCTGGCCCAGCTGTCGGTCGCCGAGTTCGCCATCGTGATCGCGCTGGGTTCGGCCGTGGGCGACCCGATGTTTTACGAGGACGTTCCGCTGCTGCACGGCCTGCTGGTGATCGGTGCCGTGGTGGGTCTGCAGAAGCTGCACAGCCTGCTGATCTTGCACAGCGAAAAAGCCGAGACCTACCTCGAGGGCCGCCCGATCGAGCTGGTGCGCGACGGGGTGATCCTGCTCGAGGGCATGCGTCATGCCCGCTTCTCGCAGGAGGAGCTGTTCGAACAGCTGCGGGTAGCCGGCCTGCGTCAGCTCGGTCAGGTGCAGCGGGCTTACATCGAGCAGAGCGGCCAGTTCAGCGTGATCCGGCCGCTTGACCCCGCTGACCCCGGTCGGCCCGGCCTGCCGTTCGTGCCACCCTGGGATCTCGAGCCGCCGCGGTTCTGCGAGGACGGGGCAACCCCCGGAGCGGGAGATTACGCCTGCACCAACTGCGGAACCGTCCGCCGCATCCGCAGCGAGGCGCTGTCCGCCTGCCCGCACTGCGGGGAGCGGCGCTGGACGCACGCGACCCTCGACCCGCTGACACAAGACCGCGTGCCCGGATAG
- a CDS encoding DinB family protein translates to MTNPQIMDGWMHVLRETFEGGQPGQGTAFLDRTQSDGSGNHGLFATLDALSAPQASDPTALGLSVAAHAAHIAFHLEVLVRWASGDRGPFDWQSSFSPAVVDEAQWAQTRERVRTAYQRARDLAAHLEVLDADTVGGLAAMLAHAAYHLGAIRQTVKLIG, encoded by the coding sequence ATGACCAATCCACAGATCATGGACGGCTGGATGCACGTACTACGCGAGACCTTCGAGGGCGGACAGCCCGGGCAGGGCACGGCCTTCCTCGACAGAACCCAGTCCGATGGCAGCGGCAACCACGGCCTGTTCGCCACCCTAGACGCCCTGTCGGCCCCGCAGGCCTCGGACCCCACCGCACTCGGGCTGAGCGTGGCCGCGCACGCGGCCCACATCGCCTTTCACCTCGAGGTGTTGGTGCGCTGGGCCAGCGGCGACCGCGGCCCCTTCGACTGGCAGAGCAGCTTCTCCCCCGCCGTGGTCGACGAGGCACAATGGGCGCAGACCCGTGAGCGGGTACGGACCGCGTACCAGCGCGCACGCGACCTGGCAGCGCACCTCGAGGTCCTTGACGCGGATACGGTCGGCGGTTTAGCAGCGATGCTGGCCCACGCCGCCTACCACCTGGGCGCGATCCGCCAGACGGTCAAGCTGATCGGGTAA
- a CDS encoding 1-phosphofructokinase family hexose kinase: MIHTLTLNPTLDLTFVAREFRDDDTTRAHTVYREPGGKGINVSRVATRLGHPNVALGLMGGPTGLEVLQALEQEGVVTWFVTLTPEEGITRTNPIVQDDTGRQVRVSSPGPQGSARAARALLARLGALADPDFLVVGGSSLPGLPADFQTQVVRAARARGVRVMLDADGPDLLRGIRAGATLIKPNHHELVRLVGRELPGKDAVLEAAHEVLSLGVQTVVVSLGGEGALLVQADGVWQAVPPPVRVGSAVGAGDSLVAGLCARLAEGDGPQEALAFGVACGTATATTSGTQLCHLEDVRQVLQRVRSQRLA; encoded by the coding sequence ATGATTCATACCCTGACCCTGAACCCGACGCTGGACCTGACCTTCGTAGCCCGCGAGTTCCGCGACGACGACACCACCCGCGCACACACCGTATACCGCGAGCCGGGCGGCAAGGGCATCAACGTCTCGCGGGTCGCCACCCGCCTCGGTCACCCGAACGTGGCGCTGGGGCTGATGGGCGGCCCTACCGGCCTCGAGGTCTTGCAGGCCCTCGAGCAAGAGGGGGTGGTTACGTGGTTCGTGACCCTCACGCCCGAGGAGGGCATTACCCGTACCAATCCGATCGTACAGGACGACACGGGCCGTCAGGTCCGCGTTTCCTCACCGGGGCCGCAGGGCAGCGCGCGTGCTGCGCGCGCCCTGCTCGCGCGGCTGGGTGCGCTGGCCGATCCGGATTTTCTGGTGGTGGGTGGCTCCAGCTTGCCGGGTCTGCCCGCCGACTTTCAGACGCAGGTGGTACGCGCGGCGCGCGCGCGCGGGGTTCGGGTGATGCTGGACGCCGACGGTCCGGATCTGCTGCGCGGCATCCGTGCCGGAGCAACGCTGATCAAGCCCAACCACCACGAACTGGTCCGGCTCGTTGGCCGCGAACTGCCCGGCAAAGACGCCGTGCTCGAGGCCGCGCACGAGGTGCTGTCGCTGGGGGTGCAGACCGTGGTGGTCAGCCTGGGCGGCGAGGGTGCTCTGCTGGTGCAGGCAGACGGCGTGTGGCAGGCAGTGCCGCCACCTGTCCGGGTTGGATCGGCGGTCGGGGCAGGAGATTCGCTGGTAGCCGGTCTGTGCGCCCGGCTGGCCGAGGGTGATGGCCCTCAAGAGGCCCTGGCGTTCGGCGTGGCCTGCGGCACCGCCACCGCCACCACCAGCGGCACCCAGCTGTGCCACCTCGAGGACGTGCGACAGGTCCTGCAGCGCGTTCGGTCACAGCGGCTGGCCTAG